The window AGCAAATACTCACTGGTAGTCCATGAGTAAGAAACATGTTCTTGAGGCTCTCAGTTATTTTGCAGAATCTCTCAGCATCCTTGCATCACAATTTGGGTACCAAACTTTGGTGCAAAGTCTGCACGTCATTGCCATGATCCATGGGTGACCCTCTTGGGCAAGTTCCAATACTTCTTCTCACAAACTTGAACGGATACTGATTTTAGCTCCTCTCAGTACCAATAATTTTCTATTGACTGAGAGCTCACTCCTAATCATCAAGTACCTCTTGTTCGCAAGCTTTTGCCACCCTTCATTTTTAATACATTTTATCACATTTGACAGCTCTTCGTCAATTCCTGATGTGGGTGTACCTCTTACGTAGACAAGGCTTGAGGAGTTGAAGATTCTATAACAAACCTCACATGCTTTGGAGCACAGCTTTCTACAGTTTGGTGACACCAGCGGTGAGACGAGATAAGGTGTGGGCAATGTTTTCTTTCCCTGGGATGTGCCTCAAAGTGAAATGATGGGACTGAAGCTTTTAACACCCACCGACTGACTCTTGCGCTTGGGTTTGATTTCTTAGAGTAGATAAACTCTAACAGCTTATGATCTGTTAGAGATGCAAAGGCTGTTCTATTAAGTACATGAGCAACCGCTCACATGCCAACACAATGCCCGGAACTTCTTGATCAGTTTGTGAATAGTGCCTTTCAACATCCGTCAGGCTTCTGCTTGTAAAGCAAATCACTAGCCCTTCACCATCACTTCCATCAAAAATGCACCAAGGCTTACCGTGCTGGTGTCAGTTACAAGACTGGTTTTCAAATAATTGTCTAAATATCCAAGGGTCTCTGTGTTTCCTAGCCCCCTTTTTAACTCAATGAATGCTGTCTTGTTCCTTACCCCAGTGAAATTGAACTTCTTTCCTCGTTAGTTTTCTTAGAGGCTCTGATAATTATGGTAGCCAAATCAGGTATGAATGACTTGCACAGAAGTTCAAGGGCCTAACAACCTGTGCACCTCAGCTGCTAACTCTGGTTGTCTGGCTTTTATGATTGCCTCTACTTTGCCCCAGTGCCCCATAATCTCAAGCTCAGACATACCGGTATGAAATAATTATGCACTTCTGTTTGTTTCAGGTCAAACCCCTTTCCTGGATCCTTTCTAAGGCCTTTCCAAGTCACTTGTCATGGTCCTCAGTCATCTTTCCATGCACTATGATGTCATTGTGAATGTTAAGTCTTCATCCCTTTGCGACCCGCCAAGACTTGTTGTATCACTTGCTGGTACATCTCTGGAGCACAGAACATCAATCGGCTATTCCTAAGGAGTCCCTTGTGTGTAGCATATGTAGTAATTGGCCTGGAATCTTCACTTGATTCAACCTGGTGAATAGCCCACTCAACATCTAGTTTAGTGAAGACTGTACTCCCATTTAGATCATGGACAACTTCATCTACTGTGGGAATGGGTCGTTCTCTTTTGACTGCACTGGTCACTTGCCTCATATCAACACATAGGCAAAACTTCTTTTAGACTAGTTATCCACATGCAGGGAGAAGCAAGAAACATTTTGTCATaaattttgtttggttttaatTTTTAGGAAACCAAAACTAAATTCGCAGTTAGTTGCCCAACAAGTAGCACAACAGTTTGTCACATCACCACCCCCTTTAAAGAAGGTGATGACAAAGAAACCATTCAAAAAATCAAGGTATAGTTATAGCCAATCATTTTGTTCTAAAGATTTTGTTTCCTTCCTATTTCAAATATGACTGTCGGTAAGGAAgtcctttgctttctttttcatttctaggCCCAAGCTAAAAAATGTGGATAGAAGCAGTGCACAACACATGGCTGTTACCGTAGGAAGCATAACAGTGATTATAACAGACTATAAACTTTTAAAACCAGAGAATTCACCGTCAGTAACTCCAGATCGGAATTCTCCAGGTCCCACATCTGAAGACAATGCGGATAATCCCGGTCCATCATATGGCACAGAGCATAGTAATGGTGTTAGTTATCAAGAGGACAGTTCATGACAACTGTTCTTAGGTCATTTGTTATTAGGAGTGTTTTACAAATTTCTAGGTGCAGTATACATGTAGTAGGGAAAGCCTAATAGCTTGGTTCACTCAGTGACACAAATGCAAGCATGAGATTATGATTTTAGAGAACAGAGTAAATTATAGAGCAGAGATGCTGTAAATTCTCAATAAAAGCATGCATATAACAATTCAAAAGGGCACTGTCATGGCATTTGTATTGGTGTCTGGTGATCAAGGTGTTTAAAGGTGAAATTTATGGATTCCAAATTATTCCCTAAATTTCACCTTTAAAAGCTTTGATCACATTCAAATCATTTCtacatcactttttttttcatgactTCAAATTAATTCAGAGCAAGAGAATTAGCCAAATTAATGAATTTGTCAACTTCacacaaatttcaaaattattgaaatttgttttagaAAAACTTCAAAACAATCACCCTATGTCTTTCAAGTTAAGTTCGCACTCAATTCTTTTTTTGGCATTCATAAACAAAACAGGCCTAAAATAGTTTGTGTGGTAAAGTAGTAATTTCAAAGATTCAATCAGTTTCGctattattttgttg of the Montipora capricornis isolate CH-2021 chromosome 7, ASM3666992v2, whole genome shotgun sequence genome contains:
- the LOC138056841 gene encoding YY1-associated factor 2-like — protein: MEEKLDKKSPVKMRKVLRPSMDENYWDCSVCTYRNGAEAFKCAMCDVRKGTSTRKPKLNSQLVAQQVAQQFVTSPPPLKKVMTKKPFKKSRPKLKNVDRSSAQHMAVTVGSITVIITDYKLLKPENSPSVTPDRNSPGPTSEDNADNPGPSYGTEHSNGVSYQEDSS